One genomic segment of Paenibacillus xylanexedens includes these proteins:
- a CDS encoding glycosyltransferase family 2 protein has product MQNEKRQNIFFVITMILMSIYLVWRTFFTLPWGEGVLNVIFGMLLIVAETVTVLTTFELFFQKMQKERTQLDFPTVPPEYYPDVDVFITTHNEPVDLLYKTVNACTFMDYPDKQKVHIYLCDDGARPEVEELARQFGVGYLGFPGNKDAKSGNLNNALSKSSSPLIATFDADMIPQHTFLMKTVPYFMLSTFIKENEVWRPRREDEMDPKFKLGLVQTPQSFYNPDLFQFNLYAEQGIPNEQDFFSREVNILRNASNAVAYTGSNTIISRQGMEDIGGFPLNTITEDFETSIRLQQEGYITYATQEVQAAGQTTTTVKSMIKQRIRWARGIIQSLQNTRAPLSGKLPFWTRVTYLSSFLYWWSFFNRLIFILAPILFALFDFQIVNTTFWQILIFWLPSYFFYSVSMRYLSSNIRNQRWSQVIDTIFMPYLIWPVLLETLGIREKKFKVTNKSRASGRQWMSALLYALPHIFLLLLSIAAVIRYVNGKYGIALFFSSIIIFWLIHNMIALCYALFFMIGRRAYRETERIRAQEDVTIHDQANNLRYQAKTVDVSEQGIAFYVPYPIYLAEQKIISLVVKTERYEANLDAVIVYVKQDGEGWRYSATVQPIDENDNRQYMQIIYDRKHSLPEQMNLWDTAYDDMLRNVKKRIVQPRSDQRKMPRLSLQLPVHFTNDASCTLRSFNYRFFSATGFHGDIAAGAVVTFYTKSNIEVILQHTGKTTAREREVLLSVENIDDIVEKGLIDQLLTDLIQPHSDRSTREG; this is encoded by the coding sequence GTGCAAAACGAAAAAAGGCAGAATATCTTTTTTGTCATCACGATGATCCTGATGTCGATTTATTTGGTATGGCGTACGTTCTTTACGTTGCCATGGGGGGAAGGCGTTCTAAACGTCATTTTTGGTATGCTGCTGATTGTGGCTGAAACGGTCACCGTACTGACAACCTTTGAATTATTCTTTCAAAAGATGCAAAAAGAACGTACACAGCTCGACTTTCCAACCGTTCCGCCGGAGTATTATCCGGATGTGGATGTATTTATTACTACGCATAATGAGCCTGTTGATCTGTTATATAAAACCGTTAATGCCTGTACGTTCATGGATTACCCGGACAAGCAGAAGGTTCATATCTACCTCTGTGACGATGGAGCGAGACCAGAGGTGGAGGAGCTTGCCAGACAGTTTGGCGTGGGATATCTGGGTTTCCCCGGAAACAAGGATGCCAAGTCTGGTAATCTGAACAATGCACTGAGCAAAAGCTCTTCGCCGCTCATTGCAACGTTTGATGCGGATATGATTCCACAGCACACCTTTTTGATGAAAACGGTACCCTATTTCATGCTCTCCACGTTTATTAAGGAGAATGAGGTATGGCGTCCTCGCCGAGAGGACGAGATGGACCCTAAGTTCAAGCTTGGTCTGGTACAGACCCCGCAAAGCTTCTACAATCCGGATCTATTCCAGTTTAACCTGTATGCAGAGCAAGGTATTCCGAATGAACAGGATTTCTTCTCCAGAGAAGTGAACATCCTGCGTAATGCCTCCAATGCGGTAGCCTATACAGGAAGTAATACGATCATTTCCCGGCAGGGCATGGAAGATATCGGAGGTTTTCCACTCAATACAATCACCGAGGACTTTGAGACAAGCATCCGCTTGCAGCAGGAAGGTTATATTACCTATGCGACTCAAGAGGTTCAAGCTGCCGGGCAGACAACAACAACAGTGAAGAGCATGATTAAACAACGGATTCGTTGGGCACGGGGTATCATTCAGAGCCTGCAGAATACGCGTGCACCCTTGTCTGGCAAGCTTCCTTTCTGGACGAGAGTGACCTACTTAAGCAGTTTCTTATACTGGTGGTCCTTCTTTAATCGGTTGATTTTCATTTTGGCACCTATTTTATTTGCGTTATTCGACTTCCAGATTGTGAACACAACCTTCTGGCAGATCTTAATATTCTGGCTTCCCTCTTATTTCTTCTACAGTGTATCCATGCGATATCTGTCCAGCAATATTCGGAATCAGCGCTGGAGTCAGGTTATCGATACCATATTCATGCCTTATCTGATCTGGCCGGTTCTCCTGGAGACGCTGGGTATTCGTGAGAAAAAATTCAAGGTTACCAACAAAAGCAGAGCAAGCGGTCGACAATGGATGTCTGCTCTGTTATATGCACTTCCGCATATCTTCTTGCTGTTGCTATCCATTGCAGCCGTGATTCGGTATGTGAATGGCAAGTACGGCATCGCGCTGTTCTTCAGCAGTATCATTATTTTCTGGCTGATTCATAACATGATTGCGCTGTGTTACGCCCTGTTCTTCATGATCGGCCGCCGTGCGTACCGGGAGACAGAGCGGATTCGGGCGCAGGAAGATGTCACGATTCACGACCAAGCCAACAATCTGCGTTATCAGGCTAAGACGGTGGATGTATCCGAACAAGGTATTGCCTTTTATGTCCCTTATCCCATTTATTTGGCTGAGCAAAAGATCATCTCTCTGGTCGTCAAAACCGAGCGATATGAGGCCAACCTCGATGCAGTCATCGTTTATGTGAAACAGGATGGAGAGGGCTGGCGTTACTCCGCAACGGTTCAGCCGATTGATGAGAATGATAACCGCCAATACATGCAAATCATCTACGACCGTAAACACTCATTGCCAGAGCAGATGAATCTGTGGGATACGGCTTATGACGATATGTTACGTAATGTGAAAAAACGGATTGTTCAACCCAGATCGGATCAGCGAAAAATGCCGCGGCTTTCCCTTCAGCTTCCAGTTCATTTCACCAATGATGCTAGCTGTACGCTGCGCAGCTTCAATTATCGTTTCTTCTCCGCGACGGGTTTCCATGGTGATATTGCGGCAGGAGCGGTCGTTACTTTTTATACAAAGAGTAATATTGAAGTCATTTTGCAACATACGGGAAAAACGACAGCCCGTGAGCGCGAAGTGCTTCTCTCGGTGGAGAATATCGATGATATTGTGGAGAAGGGCCTGATCGACCAATTGCTGACGGATCTGATTCAGCCACATTCCGATCGTTCCACCAGAGAGGGTTAG
- a CDS encoding TetR/AcrR family transcriptional regulator translates to MTNIQPPNQDERRNAIMQAAFTLFGQVGYTKSTMKEIAAKAGVAQGLIGYHFGTKETLLVEVVREWMINKGMKAAFSKLDLEVSPAEILQQGLLHVVEFRKENREWFTLLINLWTESVNNEKLATELVMLYKEMKLGIMEIIDRMALPLNTHEKEMLVSLIQAVFDGLTLQAPVMLSAEPINHEQVSRGIGWMLDGITMQKKGE, encoded by the coding sequence ATGACTAACATCCAACCGCCCAATCAAGACGAGCGAAGAAACGCGATCATGCAAGCGGCTTTTACATTATTCGGTCAAGTGGGCTACACTAAATCAACAATGAAAGAGATTGCAGCGAAGGCGGGTGTAGCCCAAGGGCTGATCGGATATCATTTTGGCACGAAAGAAACGCTATTGGTGGAAGTGGTCAGAGAATGGATGATTAATAAAGGGATGAAGGCTGCCTTCTCGAAGCTGGATTTGGAGGTATCTCCTGCAGAAATTCTTCAGCAGGGGTTACTGCACGTAGTCGAATTTCGAAAAGAAAATCGGGAATGGTTCACCTTGTTGATTAACCTCTGGACGGAGAGTGTCAACAACGAGAAACTTGCCACAGAGTTGGTGATGCTATATAAGGAAATGAAGTTGGGCATAATGGAGATCATTGATCGGATGGCACTGCCATTGAACACGCACGAAAAAGAGATGCTAGTGTCACTGATTCAGGCTGTATTCGATGGCTTGACACTTCAGGCACCTGTAATGTTGTCCGCAGAGCCTATCAACCACGAGCAGGTATCACGGGGTATTGGATGGATGCTTGATGGCATTACCATGCAGAAAAAAGGGGAATGA
- a CDS encoding bifunctional glycosyltransferase family 2/GtrA family protein, with product MIMGKQNGETIILIPSLEPDEKLPAYVRQLREYGFSNIVIVDDGSSEAYQSIFEELRENGCALLTHTENQGKGAALKTGFQYIGKQFDASSFVVTADSDGQHAAEDVYRIAQEARLHPDSLVLGVRNFSEGNIPPKSLLGNRMTSFIFAMLYGKKLSDTQTGLRAFGPGLLAFMQDVRGTRFEYELQMLISCIQSGIPIHTMPIQVIYENGNAGTHFKAIQDSARVMGVLFSNFLRFISSSVASSVVDLGIAWFLIDALRPVLGEQHYLRILLATVIARVISIVVNYVLNRHFVFRKEDSQGSLWRYLTLCGVVILLSSTGVYIFHTVLFVDEKLAKFVCDALLFLLSFQLQRRWVFAARRKQL from the coding sequence ATGATTATGGGTAAACAAAACGGCGAAACGATCATCCTCATTCCATCACTTGAACCGGATGAGAAACTTCCAGCCTATGTACGGCAATTGCGAGAGTATGGCTTCAGCAATATTGTTATTGTGGACGATGGATCAAGCGAGGCCTACCAGTCGATTTTTGAGGAGCTTCGTGAGAACGGTTGTGCTCTGCTGACACATACGGAAAATCAGGGGAAGGGTGCAGCACTCAAGACCGGATTTCAGTATATTGGGAAGCAATTCGACGCATCTTCCTTCGTCGTAACCGCTGATTCAGACGGACAACACGCAGCTGAAGATGTATACCGCATAGCCCAAGAAGCAAGGCTTCATCCGGATTCGTTGGTGCTCGGGGTAAGGAACTTCAGCGAGGGGAATATACCCCCAAAGTCCCTGTTAGGCAATCGGATGACCTCCTTTATTTTTGCCATGCTGTATGGTAAAAAACTGTCAGATACCCAGACTGGGCTTCGTGCCTTCGGTCCAGGGTTACTTGCGTTTATGCAGGATGTTCGCGGCACTCGATTTGAATATGAGCTGCAGATGCTTATCTCGTGCATTCAGTCTGGCATACCGATTCATACCATGCCAATCCAAGTCATTTATGAGAATGGCAATGCAGGCACTCATTTTAAAGCGATCCAGGATAGTGCTCGGGTCATGGGGGTGTTGTTCTCCAATTTCCTGCGGTTCATCTCATCGTCGGTGGCCAGTTCTGTTGTGGATTTGGGCATTGCCTGGTTTTTGATCGACGCGTTGCGGCCCGTGTTGGGTGAGCAGCACTATTTAAGAATTCTGCTTGCAACCGTGATTGCGAGAGTTATTTCCATTGTGGTCAACTATGTACTGAACAGACACTTTGTATTCCGCAAGGAGGATAGCCAGGGCAGTCTATGGCGTTATCTAACGTTATGCGGAGTGGTGATCTTGCTGTCCAGTACCGGTGTATATATATTCCATACCGTTCTCTTCGTAGATGAGAAATTGGCGAAATTCGTCTGTGATGCCTTGCTGTTCCTGCTCAGTTTCCAATTGCAGCGAAGATGGGTATTTGCAGCAAGGAGGAAGCAGTTGTAG
- a CDS encoding DUF4260 domain-containing protein, giving the protein MNNQILIKIENAIVAALGTYFYFSYGYSWWVFLLLLLAPDIFMFGYAFGNKVGAYVYNIAHTFVTPVLLLLAGHMFSISFLTMIGFIWLVHIGVDRTVGYGLKYTTDFKNSHIQRI; this is encoded by the coding sequence ATGAATAATCAAATACTGATTAAGATAGAAAATGCTATCGTTGCCGCGCTGGGCACTTATTTCTACTTTTCCTACGGTTACAGTTGGTGGGTTTTCCTGCTTTTGCTGCTTGCTCCCGATATATTTATGTTCGGATATGCATTTGGCAACAAGGTAGGAGCATACGTGTATAATATAGCTCATACGTTCGTAACGCCGGTGCTCTTGCTATTGGCAGGACACATGTTCTCTATCTCATTCCTGACTATGATCGGCTTCATCTGGTTAGTTCATATTGGTGTGGATCGCACGGTGGGCTACGGTTTAAAATACACAACCGATTTCAAAAATTCTCATATCCAAAGAATATAG